Proteins encoded in a region of the Flavobacterium sp. MDT1-60 genome:
- the udk gene encoding uridine kinase, whose product MLIIGIAGGTGSGKTTVVHQIMNELPDTEVGVISQDSYYKETSNLSFDERALINFDHPRAIDFELLVKHLKALKAGETIDQPVYSFIQHNRTDDTVSTHPRKVMIIEGILILTNPELRELFDIKIYVHADSDERLIRRLKRDISERGRDIDEVLNRYQTTLKPMHEQFIEPSKAFADIIIPNDKYNTVAIDVVRAVINQRIL is encoded by the coding sequence ATGCTCATTATAGGAATTGCAGGGGGAACAGGAAGTGGAAAAACAACAGTAGTACACCAAATCATGAACGAATTACCAGATACGGAAGTTGGGGTAATTTCTCAAGATTCGTACTATAAAGAAACCAGCAATTTGTCATTTGACGAAAGAGCATTAATTAATTTTGATCACCCAAGAGCGATCGATTTTGAATTATTGGTAAAACATCTTAAAGCTTTAAAAGCTGGCGAAACCATTGACCAGCCGGTATATTCTTTTATTCAGCATAACAGAACCGACGATACTGTATCAACACATCCGCGAAAAGTAATGATTATTGAAGGAATTTTAATTCTAACTAATCCTGAATTACGTGAATTATTTGATATTAAAATTTACGTTCATGCTGATTCTGACGAAAGATTAATTCGTCGTTTAAAAAGAGATATTTCAGAACGTGGACGCGATATTGACGAGGTTTTAAACCGTTACCAAACCACTTTAAAGCCTATGCATGAGCAATTTATCGAGCCATCAAAAGCTTTTGCTGATATCATTATTCCAAATGACAAATACAATACTGTAGCAATTGATGTGGTTCGTGCCGTAATTAATCAGCGAATTTTATAA
- a CDS encoding methionine aminotransferase, translated as MSKLPNITTSIFTVMSKMATEYNAINLSQGFPNFPVDERLTDILAKLSKENVHQYTPMAGYPPLMNQITKLIQSSYNRIINPDLELLVTAGATQGIFTTILALVKTGDEVVILDPSYDSYESPVLLCNAKPVRVALNNDYTPNWETIETACSAKTKMIIINNPHNPTGKILTENDFLELEKLLSKYPDILVLSDEVYEYITFEEKHISTHTKEFLLNRCIMVSSFGKSFHITGWKIGYTVAPEYLMKEIKKVHQFLVFSVNSISQVAISQYLDVVDVNLLGKFYQEKRDYFQKLLQNSRFELKPCEGTYFQVASYANISNNDDVTFCKKLITDHGVAAIPISTFYSDHKDQKLIRFCFAKDNFTLESAAKKLCDI; from the coding sequence ATGAGTAAACTTCCAAACATAACCACAAGCATCTTTACGGTAATGTCTAAAATGGCAACCGAATACAATGCAATTAATCTGTCTCAGGGATTTCCTAATTTTCCTGTTGATGAAAGATTAACAGATATTCTGGCAAAATTATCTAAAGAAAACGTACATCAATATACACCAATGGCAGGTTATCCGCCTTTGATGAATCAGATTACTAAACTAATTCAGAGTTCTTATAACCGAATTATAAATCCTGATTTAGAACTTTTGGTTACGGCCGGGGCTACGCAGGGAATTTTTACTACTATTTTAGCACTAGTTAAAACTGGAGATGAAGTTGTTATTCTGGATCCGAGCTATGATTCTTATGAATCACCTGTTTTACTTTGTAATGCAAAACCGGTTCGGGTAGCTTTAAATAATGATTACACACCAAATTGGGAAACAATCGAAACGGCTTGTTCGGCAAAAACTAAGATGATAATCATCAACAATCCGCATAATCCGACGGGAAAAATTTTGACAGAAAATGATTTTTTAGAACTTGAAAAACTACTTTCGAAATATCCTGATATTCTTGTTTTATCTGACGAAGTTTACGAATACATCACTTTCGAAGAAAAACATATTTCGACTCATACTAAAGAATTTCTTTTGAATCGCTGTATTATGGTTTCTTCTTTCGGGAAATCATTTCATATTACAGGCTGGAAAATTGGCTATACGGTGGCACCGGAATATTTAATGAAAGAAATCAAAAAAGTACATCAGTTTTTGGTTTTTAGTGTCAATAGTATTTCCCAGGTTGCCATTAGTCAATATTTAGATGTTGTAGATGTAAATTTACTTGGAAAATTCTATCAGGAAAAACGTGATTATTTTCAAAAACTTCTTCAAAACAGTCGCTTCGAATTAAAACCTTGTGAAGGAACTTATTTTCAAGTCGCTTCTTACGCCAATATTTCAAACAATGATGATGTAACCTTTTGTAAAAAACTAATTACAGATCATGGTGTTGCTGCAATTCCAATTTCAACTTTTTATTCAGATCATAAAGATCAAAAATTAATACGTTTTTGTTTCGCTAAAGACAATTTCACTCTGGAGTCGGCAGCAAAAAAATTGTGCGATATATAA
- a CDS encoding SDR family oxidoreductase, with product MSYTDKMLRDDALKGKVIVVTGGGSGLGKAMTKYFLELGAQVAITSRDLDKLKATATELETETGGKCLPLQCDVRHYEEVENMLQEVLKAFGKVDVLLNNAAGNFISPTERLSANAFDTVIDIVLKGSKNCTLAFGKHWIDSKQTSATILNIVTTYAWTGSAYVVPSATAKAGVLAMTRSLAVEWAKYGIRSNAIAPGPFPTKGAWDRLLPGDLAEKFDMAKKVPLKRVGDHQELANLAAYLVSDFSAYINGDVITIDGGEWLKGAGQFNLLEAIPEELWDQLEMMIKAKKNK from the coding sequence ATGAGCTATACAGATAAAATGTTGCGCGATGACGCCTTAAAAGGAAAAGTCATTGTAGTTACTGGAGGCGGAAGTGGTTTAGGAAAAGCAATGACTAAATATTTCTTAGAATTAGGCGCTCAGGTAGCGATTACTTCAAGAGATTTAGACAAACTAAAAGCAACTGCTACAGAACTTGAAACCGAAACTGGCGGAAAATGTTTACCACTTCAATGTGATGTTCGTCATTATGAAGAAGTAGAAAACATGCTTCAGGAAGTTTTAAAAGCTTTCGGGAAAGTAGATGTTCTTTTGAATAATGCTGCCGGAAATTTCATTTCTCCAACGGAACGTTTATCCGCTAATGCGTTTGACACTGTTATCGATATTGTATTGAAAGGTTCTAAAAACTGTACACTAGCCTTTGGAAAACATTGGATAGACAGTAAACAAACATCAGCAACAATTTTAAATATTGTTACGACTTATGCCTGGACCGGTTCTGCTTATGTGGTTCCAAGTGCTACTGCAAAAGCGGGAGTTTTAGCAATGACAAGAAGTCTTGCCGTAGAATGGGCTAAGTACGGAATCCGTTCTAATGCTATTGCTCCTGGACCATTCCCGACAAAAGGTGCCTGGGATAGATTATTACCCGGAGATCTCGCAGAAAAGTTTGATATGGCGAAAAAAGTGCCATTAAAACGTGTAGGTGATCATCAGGAGTTAGCCAATTTAGCAGCTTATTTAGTTTCTGATTTCTCAGCATACATAAATGGAGATGTAATTACAATTGACGGAGGAGAATGGTTAAAAGGCGCCGGACAATTCAATTTATTAGAAGCAATTCCGGAAGAACTTTGGGATCAGCTTGAAATGATGATAAAAGCAAAAAAGAATAAATAA